A genomic segment from Neisseria perflava encodes:
- the mltG gene encoding endolytic transglycosylase MltG, translating to MLKKLLKWLAVFLTAFAAVVAALLFVPKDNGKPYRITITKNQGISSVSRKLAQDGIVYNRYVLVAATYVMGVHNQLNAGSYRLSAKVSAWDILKRIKKGRPDSVSVQILEGARFAQMRRIIDNTADIAHDTSGWSDEKLMAEVAPDALSSNPEGQFFPDSYEIDAGGSDLQIYKIAYRKMRENLQEAWDDRQSGLPYKNPYEMLIMASLIEKETAHEDDRAHVAAVFVNRLNIGMRLQTDPTVIYGMGDAYKGRIRKADLQRDTPYNTYTRSGLTPTPIALPGKAALEAAGHPSNEKYLYFVSKMDGTGLSEFSHNLSEHNAAVRKYILKK from the coding sequence ATGCTGAAAAAATTGTTGAAATGGCTGGCCGTATTTTTGACGGCATTTGCCGCCGTGGTTGCCGCATTGTTGTTTGTTCCGAAAGACAACGGCAAACCATACCGTATTACCATTACCAAAAACCAAGGTATCTCTTCCGTCAGCCGCAAACTGGCTCAAGACGGCATTGTTTATAACCGTTATGTTTTAGTAGCCGCCACATATGTGATGGGCGTACACAACCAACTTAATGCCGGTTCTTACCGCCTGTCTGCCAAAGTATCGGCTTGGGACATTTTAAAGCGCATTAAAAAAGGCCGTCCTGATTCGGTCAGCGTGCAAATTTTGGAAGGCGCGCGTTTTGCCCAAATGCGCCGCATTATCGACAATACTGCCGACATTGCCCATGACACGAGCGGTTGGAGCGATGAAAAACTGATGGCTGAAGTGGCGCCCGATGCTTTGAGCAGCAATCCTGAAGGACAGTTTTTCCCAGATAGTTACGAAATTGATGCCGGTGGCAGCGATCTTCAAATTTACAAAATCGCCTACCGTAAAATGCGGGAAAACCTACAAGAAGCATGGGACGACCGTCAAAGCGGCCTGCCTTATAAAAATCCGTACGAAATGCTGATTATGGCGAGTCTGATTGAAAAAGAAACCGCGCACGAAGACGACCGCGCCCATGTGGCCGCCGTATTCGTCAACCGCCTGAATATCGGCATGCGCCTGCAAACCGACCCGACCGTCATCTATGGTATGGGCGATGCGTATAAAGGCAGAATCCGCAAAGCCGACTTGCAACGCGATACGCCTTATAATACCTATACGCGCAGCGGTTTGACGCCGACGCCGATTGCGCTTCCCGGCAAGGCCGCGCTTGAGGCGGCGGGTCATCCGTCTAATGAAAAATATCTGTATTTTGTCTCAAAAATGGATGGTACGGGCCTGAGCGAGTTCAGCCACAATCTTTCTGAACACAACGCCGCCGTACGCAAATATATTTTGAAGAAATAA
- a CDS encoding MliC family protein has translation MKVKALLAIAAAMSLAACAAPEAHRHDHGQRHEHNHAHEYGHQHHDMHNHGRVQSFSCENGLSVQVRNLSTNQVELRLDDKVATLSSAVAGSGERYVAKQGLFGKGAEWHQKGSEAFFGFTDPYGNKVETSCSAR, from the coding sequence ATGAAAGTAAAAGCCCTGCTTGCAATTGCCGCCGCCATGAGCCTCGCTGCCTGTGCCGCACCTGAAGCCCATCGCCATGACCATGGTCAACGTCATGAGCACAATCATGCACACGAATATGGCCACCAACATCATGACATGCATAACCATGGCCGTGTTCAATCATTCAGCTGCGAAAACGGCCTGTCTGTACAAGTCCGCAACCTGAGCACCAACCAAGTTGAACTGCGTCTGGACGACAAAGTTGCCACCCTGTCTTCTGCCGTTGCAGGTTCAGGTGAACGCTATGTTGCCAAGCAAGGTTTGTTCGGCAAAGGCGCTGAATGGCATCAAAAAGGCAGCGAAGCATTCTTCGGCTTCACTGACCCATACGGCAACAAAGTAGAAACTTCTTGCTCTGCACGTTAA
- the ykgO gene encoding type B 50S ribosomal protein L36 has protein sequence MQVLSSLKTAKKRHRDCQIVRRKGKVYVICKSNPRFKARQR, from the coding sequence ATGCAAGTCCTCTCATCTCTGAAAACTGCAAAAAAACGACACCGCGACTGCCAAATTGTCCGCCGAAAAGGCAAAGTGTACGTCATTTGCAAGAGCAATCCCCGTTTTAAAGCACGCCAGCGTTAA
- a CDS encoding malic enzyme-like NAD(P)-binding protein, translated as MENSLKEAALQFHEFPVPGKISVTPTKSLATSKDLALAYSPGVAAPCMEIHADPQTAYKYTAKGNLVAVISNGTAVLGLGNIGALAGKPVMEGKGVLFKKFAGVDVFDIEIDEKDPQKLVDIIASLEPTFGGINLEDIKAPECFYIERELRKRCKIPVFHDDQHGTAIITAAAVLNALRYTGRKIEEATLVCSGAGAAAIACLNQLLDLGLKRENVTVCDSKGVIYKTREDKDRMDESKQFYAIEDNGQRVLADAVKGKDIFLGLSGANLLTPEMLNTMNEKPIVFAMANPNPEILPPLAKETRPDVVIGTGRSDFPNQVNNVLCFPFIFRGALDVGATTINEEMKRACVYALADLAMEEVPEEVIAAYGKKFEFGAEYLIPTPFDSRLLPRVATATAKAAMESGVATRPIADLDAYTAKLAGLKL; from the coding sequence ATGGAAAATTCATTAAAAGAAGCCGCCCTGCAGTTCCACGAATTCCCCGTGCCGGGCAAAATCTCCGTTACCCCAACCAAATCTTTGGCTACTTCTAAAGACTTGGCGTTGGCGTACTCTCCGGGCGTAGCTGCTCCTTGTATGGAAATCCATGCCGATCCTCAAACTGCCTACAAATACACTGCCAAAGGCAATTTGGTTGCCGTGATTTCCAACGGTACCGCAGTGTTGGGTTTGGGCAACATCGGCGCATTGGCCGGCAAACCTGTAATGGAAGGCAAAGGCGTATTGTTCAAAAAATTCGCCGGCGTTGACGTATTCGATATCGAAATCGATGAAAAAGACCCGCAAAAACTGGTAGACATCATCGCTTCTTTGGAACCGACTTTCGGCGGTATCAACCTCGAAGACATCAAAGCGCCTGAGTGCTTCTACATCGAACGCGAATTGCGCAAACGCTGCAAAATCCCCGTATTCCACGACGACCAACACGGTACCGCCATCATTACCGCTGCCGCTGTACTGAACGCTTTGCGTTATACCGGCCGCAAAATCGAAGAAGCAACTTTGGTGTGCTCCGGTGCAGGTGCCGCTGCGATCGCTTGCTTGAACCAATTGCTGGATTTGGGGCTGAAACGTGAAAACGTAACTGTCTGCGACTCCAAAGGCGTGATTTATAAAACCCGCGAAGACAAAGACCGTATGGACGAGTCCAAACAATTCTACGCCATCGAAGACAACGGCCAACGCGTATTGGCTGATGCCGTTAAAGGTAAAGACATCTTCTTGGGTCTGTCCGGCGCAAACCTGCTGACACCTGAAATGCTGAATACCATGAACGAAAAACCAATCGTGTTCGCTATGGCAAACCCAAATCCGGAAATTCTGCCTCCTTTGGCAAAAGAAACCCGTCCGGATGTGGTAATCGGTACCGGTCGCTCAGACTTCCCGAACCAAGTAAACAACGTATTGTGCTTCCCATTCATCTTCCGTGGCGCATTGGATGTCGGCGCGACCACCATCAACGAAGAAATGAAACGCGCTTGTGTATACGCTTTGGCTGACTTGGCAATGGAAGAAGTGCCTGAGGAAGTGATTGCTGCTTACGGTAAGAAATTTGAATTCGGCGCGGAATACCTGATTCCTACCCCATTCGATTCCCGCCTGTTGCCTCGCGTTGCTACAGCTACTGCTAAAGCAGCAATGGAAAGCGGCGTGGCTACCCGTCCAATCGCTGATTTGGATGCGTATACTGCTAAACTGGCCGGTTTGAAATTGTAA
- a CDS encoding type B 50S ribosomal protein L31: MKPDIHPDNYRTVLFYDSGADQGWLIRSCANTHGKTMVWKDGVEYPLFSLDTSSASHPVYTGKQRNVNIEGRASKFNQRYQSMMSSFRKDK; the protein is encoded by the coding sequence ATGAAACCCGATATCCACCCAGACAACTATCGTACCGTCCTGTTTTACGACAGCGGTGCAGACCAAGGATGGCTCATCCGTTCATGCGCCAATACCCACGGAAAGACCATGGTTTGGAAAGACGGAGTAGAGTATCCCCTCTTCTCTCTTGATACCTCTTCCGCGTCCCACCCCGTATACACAGGCAAACAACGCAACGTCAATATTGAAGGTCGCGCCAGCAAATTCAACCAACGTTACCAATCCATGATGTCTTCTTTCAGAAAGGATAAATGA
- the tmk gene encoding dTMP kinase — protein MKPRFITLDGIDGAGKSTNLAVMKAWFEKHQLPVLFTREPGGTPAGEALREILLNPATQVSLRTETLLMFAARQQHLETVILPALRNGTHVVSDRFTDATFAYQGGGRGVPLQDIATLEHWVQDDFRPDLTLLLDVPLEVSMARINQTREKDRFEQEEAEFFNRVREVYLQRANEQPERYAVIDSSQSLDAVKNQIETALDSHFGLNV, from the coding sequence ATGAAACCCAGATTTATTACCCTTGACGGCATAGACGGCGCAGGCAAATCCACCAACCTCGCCGTAATGAAAGCATGGTTTGAGAAACACCAACTGCCCGTATTGTTTACGCGCGAACCGGGAGGCACTCCGGCCGGAGAAGCATTGCGTGAAATCCTGCTCAACCCTGCCACCCAAGTCAGCCTGCGTACCGAAACTCTGCTGATGTTTGCCGCCAGACAGCAACACTTGGAAACGGTCATTCTGCCTGCCCTGAGAAACGGCACTCATGTGGTTTCCGACCGCTTTACTGATGCAACGTTTGCCTATCAAGGAGGTGGGCGCGGTGTTCCCTTGCAAGATATTGCCACGCTTGAGCATTGGGTACAGGACGATTTCCGCCCAGATTTAACTTTGCTGTTGGATGTGCCTTTGGAAGTATCGATGGCGCGCATCAACCAAACGCGCGAGAAAGACCGCTTTGAACAAGAAGAAGCCGAGTTTTTCAATCGGGTGCGCGAAGTATATCTGCAACGTGCTAACGAACAGCCGGAACGCTATGCCGTCATCGACAGCAGCCAAAGTCTGGACGCGGTAAAAAATCAGATTGAAACCGCGCTAGACAGTCATTTTGGATTGAATGTTTAA
- a CDS encoding cell division protein ZipA C-terminal FtsZ-binding domain-containing protein, whose amino-acid sequence MIFIVLALAALLAVIGYNMYQENQYRKQVREQFGHSDKDALLTSKTKHVRDSKETGGQGLFIKKNKKTEEALRNLQEQDEIYAAKAKLAHPAQLKTDVELTMEDDFSAEEKVQHTVIGLNNEITVSPAEAASAPVETAAEPVAKVPLISLDELSQVELPWFDPRFDYMAYISLKQAQELHALPRLSGTHRFQIIGCTIDDHFRVAEPIPGVYYQGFVMGLQAVSRNGLAAREELQHFDQQVDAFARLMDGKVLHTDLDAFTEVAQALDQFCARVDQTIAIHLVSHSNISGVELRAAVEDTGFKLGEDGAFHFGDNNNPKLFSIHTLDNKPFTNSLLDNQAYRGFSMLLDIPHVPAGEKTFDKFMDLAVKLSGQLSLDLVNDQMKEVSTQWLKDVRNYVLARQEEMLKVGIKPGSKQALRLFS is encoded by the coding sequence ATGATTTTCATCGTCTTAGCCCTCGCCGCCCTTTTGGCGGTCATCGGTTACAACATGTACCAGGAAAACCAATACCGCAAACAAGTGCGCGAACAATTCGGCCATTCCGATAAAGATGCGCTTTTGACCAGCAAAACCAAACATGTCCGCGACAGCAAAGAAACCGGCGGCCAGGGTTTGTTTATCAAGAAAAACAAAAAAACCGAAGAGGCATTGCGCAACCTGCAAGAGCAAGATGAAATCTACGCGGCAAAAGCCAAACTGGCTCACCCTGCCCAGCTTAAAACGGATGTCGAGCTGACCATGGAAGACGACTTTTCCGCAGAAGAAAAAGTTCAACACACCGTTATCGGTTTGAACAATGAAATTACCGTCAGCCCTGCCGAAGCCGCTTCTGCTCCGGTTGAAACCGCAGCCGAACCTGTAGCAAAAGTACCATTGATCAGCTTGGACGAATTGTCTCAAGTCGAGTTGCCTTGGTTTGACCCGCGCTTCGACTACATGGCCTACATCTCCCTAAAACAAGCCCAAGAATTGCACGCCCTGCCGCGCCTTTCCGGCACTCACCGCTTCCAAATCATCGGTTGCACCATAGACGACCATTTCCGCGTTGCCGAGCCGATTCCGGGAGTTTACTACCAAGGCTTCGTTATGGGCCTGCAGGCTGTCAGCCGCAATGGTTTGGCCGCGCGTGAAGAGCTGCAACACTTCGACCAACAGGTTGATGCTTTTGCCCGACTGATGGACGGCAAAGTTTTGCATACCGACTTGGACGCGTTCACCGAAGTTGCACAAGCTCTCGACCAATTCTGTGCGCGTGTTGACCAAACCATCGCCATTCACTTGGTTTCCCATTCCAATATCAGCGGCGTAGAATTGCGTGCCGCCGTGGAAGATACAGGCTTCAAACTGGGCGAAGACGGCGCTTTCCACTTCGGTGACAACAACAACCCTAAATTGTTCTCCATCCATACTTTGGACAACAAACCGTTTACCAACTCTCTGTTGGACAACCAAGCCTACCGCGGTTTCAGCATGCTTCTGGATATTCCGCATGTTCCTGCCGGCGAAAAAACTTTCGACAAATTTATGGACTTGGCAGTCAAACTCTCCGGCCAACTCAGCTTGGATTTGGTTAACGACCAAATGAAAGAAGTTTCCACTCAATGGCTCAAAGACGTACGCAACTATGTTTTGGCCCGTCAGGAAGAAATGCTTAAAGTCGGCATCAAACCCGGCAGCAAACAAGCCCTGCGCCTGTTCTCTTAA
- the ligA gene encoding NAD-dependent DNA ligase LigA, whose amino-acid sequence MNPTAQRIKYLTDLLNRYAYEYYTLDAPSVPDAEYDKLFRELEALELNHPELKLPDSPTQRVGGEPLAGFDEVRHEVPMLSLTNAFSPQDENGVFDHAEMYAFDERVRGGLNGEKPEYVIEPKFDGLAISLLYRDGVLIQAATRGDGTTGEDVTQNVKTVSNIPLRLHGENIPELIEIRGEVLMLKADFAALNERQAENGQKPFANPRNAAAGSLRQLDSRITAQRKLHFFPYSIARQQGGFIAEEHLQELSYCKELGFSLPDGNFGCFPNIDEVLAFYEKMQQKRPTLPYEIDGMVVKVNSLAQQEKLGFISRAPRWAIAHKFPAEEALTIVEAIDVQIGRTGAVTPVARLQPVFVGGVTVTNATLHNQDEVSRKDVRVGDTVVVRRAGDVIPEVVRVIFERRPMQETNISVSDGLQDDLFAETPSKTQAEPLHKPYRLPTHCPICHSEIEREEDEAVARCSGGMLCQAQRAQGLIHFASRKAMDIDGLGQKQIEQLVAQDLVRHFADLYRLDIPTLQKMKETADKASANEEEPSNSEVEDFESETGNALLAKNIKKQPTKWAENILAGIEASKTPELARFLFALGIRHVGERTAKTLAQAFGTLEHVRHAPEPILACLPDIGTVVAHSIAHFFAQEAQQAMIDELLAVGVAPQSQAVTIPPLRHAEPQRWIARLPDFKISETKALALWELAGQSIEGLQTDKALPADWQIWRSKPQNAALLENMKTFFAQTLSNLQDETISDGINEAIAGKTFVLTGTLPTLKRDQAQAMIEAAGGKVSGSVSKKTDYVVAGEAAGSKLEKAQTLGVVVLSEEELLTLLG is encoded by the coding sequence ATGAACCCGACCGCACAACGTATCAAATACCTGACCGACCTCCTCAACCGCTACGCCTACGAATATTACACCCTAGACGCACCCAGCGTACCCGATGCCGAATACGATAAATTGTTCCGCGAGCTCGAAGCATTGGAGCTAAATCATCCTGAGTTGAAACTGCCCGACAGCCCGACCCAGCGCGTCGGCGGCGAGCCTTTGGCAGGCTTTGATGAAGTGCGTCATGAAGTGCCTATGTTGTCACTGACCAACGCCTTCTCACCGCAAGATGAAAACGGCGTGTTCGATCATGCCGAAATGTACGCTTTCGATGAGCGCGTTCGTGGTGGTTTAAATGGAGAAAAACCGGAATACGTTATTGAGCCTAAATTTGACGGTCTGGCCATCAGCCTGCTGTACCGCGACGGCGTATTGATTCAAGCGGCAACCCGTGGCGACGGCACAACAGGCGAAGACGTTACCCAAAACGTCAAAACCGTATCCAACATCCCCCTGCGCCTGCATGGAGAAAATATCCCCGAGCTTATCGAAATACGCGGCGAAGTACTGATGCTCAAAGCCGATTTTGCTGCCTTGAACGAACGACAGGCTGAAAACGGACAAAAACCTTTCGCCAATCCGCGCAATGCCGCCGCCGGCAGCCTGCGCCAACTCGATTCGCGCATTACGGCACAACGCAAACTGCATTTCTTCCCCTATTCCATTGCCCGACAACAAGGCGGTTTTATCGCAGAAGAACACCTGCAAGAGCTGAGCTACTGTAAAGAGCTTGGCTTCAGTCTGCCCGATGGCAATTTCGGCTGTTTCCCAAATATCGACGAAGTATTGGCGTTTTACGAAAAAATGCAGCAAAAACGCCCTACTTTACCTTATGAAATCGACGGCATGGTGGTCAAAGTCAACAGTCTGGCACAACAAGAAAAACTGGGTTTCATCTCACGCGCACCACGCTGGGCCATTGCCCACAAATTTCCTGCCGAAGAAGCATTGACCATTGTCGAAGCCATTGATGTACAAATCGGGCGCACCGGCGCAGTAACCCCGGTTGCCCGCCTGCAACCTGTATTCGTCGGCGGCGTTACCGTTACCAACGCTACCCTGCACAATCAGGACGAAGTATCGCGTAAAGACGTACGCGTTGGCGATACCGTCGTTGTGCGCCGTGCCGGAGACGTCATTCCCGAGGTGGTGCGCGTAATTTTTGAACGCCGCCCAATGCAGGAGACCAATATTTCCGTTTCAGACGGCCTGCAAGACGATTTGTTTGCCGAAACACCTTCTAAAACGCAAGCCGAACCGCTTCACAAACCCTACCGCCTGCCCACCCATTGCCCTATCTGTCACAGCGAAATCGAACGCGAAGAAGACGAAGCAGTTGCCCGGTGTAGCGGCGGTATGCTTTGCCAGGCTCAACGCGCGCAAGGTTTAATCCACTTCGCCTCTCGCAAAGCCATGGACATCGACGGACTTGGACAAAAACAAATCGAGCAGCTGGTAGCGCAAGATTTGGTTCGTCATTTCGCCGACCTCTACCGTCTCGATATTCCAACCTTACAGAAAATGAAAGAAACGGCGGATAAAGCATCGGCCAATGAGGAAGAACCATCAAACAGTGAGGTTGAAGACTTTGAAAGCGAGACCGGTAATGCCCTGCTTGCCAAAAACATTAAAAAACAGCCGACCAAATGGGCGGAAAACATCCTTGCAGGCATAGAAGCCAGCAAAACGCCCGAACTTGCCCGCTTCCTTTTTGCCCTCGGCATCCGTCACGTCGGCGAACGCACCGCCAAAACGTTAGCACAGGCATTCGGCACACTGGAACACGTCCGCCATGCACCCGAACCCATCCTCGCCTGCTTGCCCGATATCGGCACGGTAGTTGCCCACTCCATCGCCCACTTTTTTGCTCAAGAAGCACAACAGGCGATGATAGACGAACTACTGGCTGTAGGTGTTGCCCCGCAAAGCCAGGCTGTCACTATCCCACCGTTACGCCATGCCGAACCGCAACGCTGGATTGCCCGCCTGCCTGATTTTAAAATCAGCGAAACCAAAGCACTGGCCTTGTGGGAGCTTGCCGGACAAAGCATAGAAGGTTTGCAAACCGACAAAGCGTTGCCTGCCGATTGGCAAATATGGCGCAGTAAACCGCAAAACGCAGCCCTTCTTGAAAATATGAAAACTTTCTTTGCTCAAACGCTGTCTAATCTTCAAGATGAAACTATTTCAGACGGCATTAACGAGGCTATAGCAGGTAAAACCTTTGTATTAACAGGGACTTTACCCACGCTCAAACGCGACCAAGCCCAAGCCATGATTGAGGCTGCCGGCGGTAAAGTTTCTGGTAGCGTATCCAAAAAAACCGACTACGTTGTCGCCGGAGAAGCCGCAGGCAGTAAATTGGAAAAAGCCCAAACGTTGGGCGTGGTCGTATTGAGCGAAGAAGAATTACTGACGTTGCTAGGATAA
- the ampD gene encoding 1,6-anhydro-N-acetylmuramyl-L-alanine amidase AmpD, whose amino-acid sequence MNSPSKNTWQSGRWLNARQTHSPNFSPREPDEDISLVVLHNISLPPFEYNTGAVEKLFTNQINPDEHPFFSIIHTLRVSSHFFISRKGETVQFVSCDDMAYHAGVSSFQGREKCNTFSIGIELEGCDFEPFTEAQYTSLQALLTAISEHYPIQAVTGHQDIAPDRKTDPGHFFDWPRLQKAGFPVRRG is encoded by the coding sequence ATGAATTCTCCTTCAAAAAACACTTGGCAAAGCGGCCGTTGGCTGAATGCACGTCAAACTCATTCGCCCAATTTCAGCCCGCGAGAACCGGATGAAGACATCTCATTGGTTGTCCTCCACAATATTTCCCTCCCTCCTTTTGAGTACAACACGGGTGCGGTGGAAAAATTGTTTACCAACCAAATCAACCCTGACGAGCATCCTTTTTTCAGCATCATCCACACCCTGCGCGTCTCCAGCCATTTTTTCATCAGCCGTAAGGGCGAAACCGTCCAATTCGTTTCCTGCGACGATATGGCCTATCATGCCGGTGTATCGTCATTTCAAGGCAGAGAAAAATGCAATACCTTCTCCATCGGTATCGAATTGGAAGGCTGCGATTTCGAGCCTTTTACCGAAGCACAATACACCAGCCTGCAAGCCTTGCTGACCGCCATTTCCGAACATTACCCGATTCAGGCCGTTACCGGTCATCAGGACATCGCGCCGGACAGGAAAACCGATCCCGGTCATTTCTTCGATTGGCCTCGCCTTCAAAAAGCAGGTTTCCCCGTCCGGCGGGGATAA
- a CDS encoding TrkH family potassium uptake protein, which translates to MMYLYKGFRLGGAVSKVMPIVHVLSKLGLLFSLLLAVPTLMSYFYHDSAFFVFAYTALTVLLVSCVTWVLTLRFNRELRPRDGFTLVLMLWLAFAVVAAMPIYFYMPSMSFTDAFFEAMSGLTTTGATVISGLDTLAPSVNFWRHMLNWLGGMGIIVLAVAILPMLGVGGTQLFKAEIPGMDKESKMAPRISQVAKRLWFAYALTTAAAFVSLHIAGMGWFDALCHAMSAVALGGFSTHDDSVAYFNSVAVEWTLMFFTVWGGINFASHFTALGNRSLQVYWKDEECRTMLLVLSGSILISALYLWQQDVYQSLGEALRFVSFNFVSIGLASGFSNADFAQWPLIVSLWMFFLSNVLASSGSMGGGIKNVRALVLFKFSLREMLILLHPRAVRTVKVNNRSIPDRMALTVMSFIFIYFMTVIVFSFLLMAAGLDFLSAFTAVIACITNAGPGLGAVGPSHNYAVLSDVQKWLCTAVMLLGRLEIFTVLILLTPAYWKK; encoded by the coding sequence ATGATGTATTTGTATAAGGGTTTCAGATTGGGTGGTGCGGTAAGCAAGGTGATGCCGATTGTCCATGTATTGTCCAAGCTGGGGCTGTTGTTTTCACTGCTGTTGGCTGTGCCGACACTGATGTCGTATTTTTATCACGACAGCGCGTTTTTCGTGTTTGCCTACACGGCTTTGACGGTATTGCTGGTGTCGTGCGTTACTTGGGTGTTGACTCTGCGTTTCAATCGTGAATTGCGGCCGCGTGACGGATTTACCCTGGTATTGATGCTGTGGCTGGCCTTTGCCGTCGTGGCGGCGATGCCGATTTATTTCTATATGCCGTCCATGAGTTTCACCGATGCGTTTTTTGAAGCGATGTCGGGGCTGACGACAACGGGGGCAACAGTGATTTCCGGCTTGGATACGCTGGCACCGTCGGTGAATTTTTGGCGGCACATGCTCAACTGGCTTGGCGGTATGGGTATTATCGTGTTGGCTGTGGCGATTTTGCCGATGTTGGGTGTGGGAGGGACGCAGCTTTTCAAAGCGGAAATTCCGGGTATGGATAAGGAAAGCAAGATGGCTCCCCGCATTTCGCAAGTGGCTAAACGGCTGTGGTTTGCCTATGCGCTGACAACTGCTGCCGCCTTTGTATCCTTGCATATTGCCGGCATGGGCTGGTTTGATGCCTTGTGCCATGCGATGTCGGCTGTGGCCTTGGGCGGTTTTTCGACACATGATGACAGCGTTGCCTATTTTAATTCTGTAGCAGTCGAATGGACGTTGATGTTTTTTACTGTCTGGGGCGGTATCAATTTCGCCAGCCACTTTACTGCGCTGGGCAACCGCTCCTTGCAGGTGTATTGGAAAGATGAAGAATGCCGCACCATGCTGCTGGTTTTGTCGGGCAGTATTTTGATTTCGGCATTGTATTTATGGCAGCAGGACGTTTATCAAAGCCTTGGCGAAGCTTTGCGCTTTGTCAGCTTCAACTTTGTGTCCATCGGATTGGCAAGCGGTTTCTCCAATGCAGACTTTGCCCAATGGCCGTTGATTGTGTCGCTGTGGATGTTTTTCCTGTCGAACGTATTGGCAAGTTCAGGCTCTATGGGGGGCGGTATTAAAAACGTGCGTGCGTTGGTGTTATTCAAATTCAGCTTGCGCGAAATGTTGATTTTGCTGCACCCGCGTGCGGTTCGTACGGTAAAGGTCAACAACCGTTCCATTCCGGATCGCATGGCGCTGACCGTCATGTCGTTCATCTTTATTTACTTTATGACGGTCATCGTATTCAGCTTTTTACTGATGGCGGCAGGCTTGGACTTTTTATCCGCCTTTACGGCAGTCATTGCCTGTATTACCAATGCAGGGCCGGGTTTGGGGGCAGTCGGTCCGTCACATAATTATGCTGTGCTGAGCGATGTGCAGAAATGGCTGTGTACGGCGGTGATGTTGTTGGGACGTTTGGAGATTTTTACCGTTCTGATTTTGCTAACTCCGGCATATTGGAAGAAATAA
- the galU gene encoding UTP--glucose-1-phosphate uridylyltransferase GalU encodes MKPIKKCVFPVAGMGTRFLPATKASPKEMLPIVDKPLIQYAVEEAVEVGCTEMVFITGRNKRSIEDHFDKAYELETELELRQKDKLLEHVRDILPPNITCMYIRQTEALGLGHAVLCAQAAVGNEPFAVILADDLIDAPKGALKQMVDVYNQSGNSILGVETVDPSQTGSYGIVEVEKLKSYQRITNIVEKPKPEEAPSNLAVVGRYILTPRIFDLLTNLPSGAGNEIQLTDGIARLLDHEFVLAHAFDGKRYDCGSKLGYLEATVAYGLKHPETGEQFKELLKQYA; translated from the coding sequence ATGAAACCCATTAAAAAATGCGTCTTCCCCGTTGCCGGTATGGGCACCCGTTTCTTGCCTGCGACCAAAGCCAGCCCCAAAGAAATGCTGCCTATCGTAGACAAACCTCTGATTCAATATGCAGTTGAAGAAGCGGTTGAAGTCGGCTGTACTGAAATGGTGTTCATCACCGGCCGTAACAAACGCAGTATCGAAGACCACTTCGACAAAGCATACGAGTTGGAAACCGAATTGGAATTGCGTCAAAAAGACAAGCTGTTGGAGCACGTTCGCGATATCCTGCCTCCCAACATTACCTGCATGTACATCCGTCAAACTGAAGCATTGGGTTTGGGTCATGCCGTATTGTGCGCGCAGGCTGCCGTTGGTAATGAACCTTTTGCCGTTATTTTGGCAGACGATTTGATTGATGCGCCTAAAGGTGCATTGAAACAGATGGTTGATGTGTACAACCAAAGCGGTAACAGCATTTTGGGCGTTGAAACCGTCGACCCTTCCCAAACAGGCTCTTACGGTATCGTTGAAGTTGAAAAGCTAAAAAGCTATCAACGTATCACCAACATAGTTGAAAAACCCAAACCGGAAGAAGCGCCTTCCAACCTCGCAGTTGTCGGCCGCTACATCCTGACTCCGCGTATTTTTGACTTGTTGACCAACCTGCCCAGCGGCGCCGGTAACGAAATCCAACTGACAGACGGTATCGCCCGCCTGCTCGACCATGAGTTTGTGTTGGCTCATGCGTTTGATGGCAAACGCTACGACTGCGGCAGCAAATTGGGTTACCTTGAAGCAACCGTGGCTTATGGTTTGAAACACCCTGAAACTGGCGAACAATTCAAAGAATTGCTCAAACAATACGCTTAA